TCGTGTTGATATAATTCTAGGGCAATTATCTGTGCCTTAGCCATCTTTTCTCCGTTGGTATAATATTTTTTTAATTTAATACCGGCAATCGTTGCTGCATGAGATGTGATCAATGGTATCACCGGACAGCGGTCCGGTCTTTCGTCAATCACCAGCATGCCAAATCGTTCCCGGGGAGTGAGAATATCTTTCATCGCAGTGTCTCAACAAATGCTTCAATTCTTGTCCTTATCTGTTGGGTGATGCCGAAAGGTGCGGGAATATCAATCGCTAATACTGGAACATCACCGAGCAGTCTTTCAATGAGACGTGTCTCCATCGCACAGTGCGAAGCACCTAACATATTAGTTATCAGCACTCCTTTAATCTGCCGTTGGGTAATTTTTTCTTTAATATTTTTCACCCGCTCCTCGGTAGTGCCGATGAGTGAGGCGTTGATAAACGAACGTGCCAAAGCCCGTAATGGCTCAATGTTTTCTTCAATCGGAACGAGAGATTGGTTTATTACATATTCAGTGGCGACCACCCGACAGCCGAGATCCTCAACAAGATTTAATAAAAAGGGATCGGCACTCGGGGTTACCCAGGCAATGGGCAGGGCGTCTTTGGGTAATACGCCGAGCCCCTTTTCCACCCGCTTTTGCACCAGTTGATGGAGCGCAGCCACAATCTCTACCCATTCATCAAAGTCCGCATAGCCGTAGAGATTACCGAACTCAATCGTCATCAATTCCAGAGCAGGAAGAGGAGCCACTTCTGCTTCGGCATTCAATTTTTTTATCTCCATGACCATCCGCCGCAAGGTATTCACTTTTTTTATTGTTTCTGTAAGGCGGTGGGGATTATTCACTCCGGTGAGTTTGAATAGTACCTGCCAGATGCGTTGATATTCTTTTATCAAATATTCCTCAAGGATTTTTGAATAAACCAATCCGGCAGATGATTTTTCCAGAATCTGAGGTTTGGGTCGGCTAAGGAAAAAATCGGGCGATTTACGACAGGGGGTCTCAACCCAAAAGATTTCATACCCCATATTCTCTACCACCTGCATTACGCAGGAATAGTCATCACACGAGGCACCGGTCGAGGCAATTATTAAATCGGGCCTGGGGAAATAGGCTTTTTTATAAAATGCTGCTGCCACGGCCCGGGAGAAGCAGGTTGCTTCTGGAATACCTAATTTGCTCGCCGTATCCAATAGTTCAGTGGATTCTTTGAAAAATGGTGTCCACCATAAACATTCTGGATAAAAGGGGATACAATCTGGAAAAGCCATCACCAGAACAGGCACCGTCCCCAGGTCACCCATCGTGGCGATAAGTTTTTTATTTATCTGTTTTGCACGGAACAATCGTTCGGTTTCGTTAAAAACAAACCCCCACATCCGGAGGGCTTCCAACGAGTTGTCAAATTTCAAGCGCTTCAATTCGCGCAGTCCATAGACCATGAAGGTGGCAGGGGGTGAGAAGTAAATGCCCCATTCATCGTTATTGTAGTATTTGTATTTCCGGATTGTCTCCTCAGCAATTTTATCAAATTGTTTTGACCAGGCAGCAAGGCCAATTTTTCTTGGTGCGTGCGTGCGGATTTTTTTCATACCACCCCCCCGCGCAAGGATGCGAGGACATCAATGAAGGCATCAATGCGTATCTTTATCTGGCTTATATTCTGGAAGGAGAAATCACTTTTTAATCTCAGAATCGGCAGCGGAAGGCATCTTTCCATTTGAGGAATTTCAAAATCAAAATTATCACAATAATCAAGGACAAAGGCAATGATGCCGGTGCTCTTGGTGGCTTTGATATCTTTTTCTACCCATTCGTAATACCTTTTGTTCGGTCTTTTAAATATGCAAGGAGGCTGATTAAAATATGCCTTCTTTAATCCTGTTACGCTTTTTTCAGTTACCCTTATATAAATCCCGCGTGATAATCCACAATTAAAATCGCCACATATCCGAAGACGCTGTTCAATCAATTCCAAAAGTGGCCCCGATTCATAGGAAATTGGGCTTCCCAGTAAATAAATTCTGGGTTTATATGATATCTCTTCGGGAACCCCCTTGGCGATTTCTTCAAATTTTCCCTGGTGATATCCTTTGACAATCTTGTGGAAAGTCGTGGTGGAGAGAGCGGAGGGATGAGTGCGGCGGTGTGCATCTATGGATATCAAGTGCTGACGGATTTTTTCCCATTTTTCACATTCTTTTTCAATGATACTTTTATCCAGCCGCCTATGGAAGAACTGTTCCAGTTCGTTCACCAGTCCATCCACCTCATTACTGTAAATTTCAAAGTTATCAGTGCGCGGATTATTAAAAATATAAACCGGAATATCGGTGAAGGTTTTTACTACTTCTACCATTCGGCGTGACATATCGCAACCCGTGGCGCCGATGATACAGGCAAATCTATTTTTATTTTCCAAAAGAAAGCCAAGGTTTGATTTTATCAACGGGCAGGCATCAATACGGACTTGGGTTTCACCTTTTTGGGATAGAGAAATCTCTCCGTGAAGGAGGCGGTAGGGTTTTAGCCCGGTAGCGGATAAAATTTCCAGAGGAATATAAGAACAGGTATAGCCGATCAGTTCCATGGTTTTAAAAACAAACCTTCGAGAAATCTTCTCTGAAAATCTTTCTGGAGTGCCAATTCCAGATGTACCGCTATTTCTCTCACTGTTTCTGTTTCTTCGGGAGTGATTTCATTTAATAACAGTTTTACCGCACCGCGCAGGGGTAGGTCTTTTTCCATCTGGAGATTTTCCAGAGTTGTTGGAACCATCCCCACCTGTTTTAAAGCATCTAGGGTTAAATGGGCGCCGAATTCACCAGTGATCACAGCATTTTTTATTTCTCCGGATGTGATTCCAGCATAGTCAATCAAGAATTTTACGCCGGTATGAATGGCACCAATCGCTAACTGGAGTTTTCTTATGTCCAAACGGGTTATTTTGAACCCAGCAATTTCTAACTCTTTCGTTAACTTTCCGTATTCGGAAAGGAGCCCGCATTTTAATAACTGGGCTATGAGATCGATATAACCAGAGGCACAAAATCCCTTTGGTTTTTTATTCCCAATCGTTGATATCTTAAAGCCATTCTTATAATAAACAACTCGGTCAATCGCACCTGGTATTGCAAGCACCCCGCTCGATAATCCAACACCTTCAAACGCAGGTCCGGCCGCAGTTGATATGACATAGATTCTTTTCTCCATAACCAGGGCGATTTCACCGTTCGTGCCCAGGTCGATATAAAGTGCCGGTTTTTCTCTATCGAGTAATCCACTGGCAAACAAGCCAGCGAGTGTATCACCGCCGACGAAACCACCAATACATCCGAAGATATAACCAGGTGGATTTTTTAAATATATCCCCTTTCTAATCTCCCCTTCAAAGGGGAATTGCCCAAAATTTTTCACTGACTTTCCCAAGTAGAAAGAGATCATCACTGGATTACCTACGATCACTGTGAAATTAGGATTGGAGTGCCCAAGATTTATCTTTAAGGCATCGATACCCCTCTGGAGACTTCTTCTTAACAACTCATAATTACCATTGTTGGCAAAATCCACCCTGGATATCACATCGCCTCCGAAGGCCTGCTGGGGGTTATAGGTCTTCGCGACCTTTAAAATGCTTCCTTTTTCCAGGTCCACAACTGCACCCTTTAGTACCGTGGTTCCGATATCAATTGCCATTCCGAGATCACGCCTTCTTTTGTATCTTCTAATTTTGGGGACAGGGAGTTTTAAGGATTGAGGTATTTTATCTGTTTGATACCGGCAGGCAAGGCGATAACCCTTTTTTATCAATGGCGCTGGAATTAAGACTTTTTCAATATCATCCGGTGGTTTGGAAACGCCTTTTATCAATACCCGGCATCGTCCACATCGTCCTCTGCCACCGCAGGCTGCATCAATAAATATCCCCTGCTTCTGGAGTAGCGTTAATAAAGTTGGTGATTTAGTGCTCATAAGAACGGGCAAATTCAATCATTGCCTTGATATTTTCGACCGGTGTGTTTACGGGAACATCACATGATGTGGAAAGAATCAAGCGCTCGAGATTTATTGCAGACTCAATTTCTTTTTGGATTGCTGAATTTGTCCCTCGGAGTAGGGTAATTGTTGAAACACCCCCCATCTTCAAGGTTTTGGTTTTTAAAGTGATATCTTCAATACTCAGAATATCCGCATTAAGCTGGTCGAGGAGATTGACGATGGGTCGAACATTCCCGCAGATATGAACGCCTACCAGCACTCCTTTCTTTTTTATCTCAGTGATTAAAACCCGGAGCGGAGCCCAGACAAATTTTTCAAAGAAATCCGCTGAGATTATACTTGATGATGCCAGGGGGTCACCGATGAGAATGTTGACTGGAATTTTTAATAACCCTTGAAGGTAATCTAATTGGAATTGGAGCGCTTTTTGGAGCGCAGTATATGTTTTCTGCGGATTACGGATGAGCCATTTTAAAAAATTTTCTATCCCGGAAATAAAACCTGCGAGGGTAAAAGGTCCTTTGATCGAAACAAAGACAGGAACTGGTACCTTCCTTTTGAGTATCTCGGCAGCTCTAATTATCTCTTGCCGCCGATCATTGGTAGGCTTAATCCCCACCCTTTTTATATGAGGATAGGGGGAATACTCCAGCTCACAGCCCATCGCCTCAGCTTCAACATAAGGATCGGAAAAAACGAGCACCATATCATATTTGTATAATTGATATCCGTAATTAAGTACTTCCGCTAATTTTGCGCCATCGGTCGCCACATCTTTAAATGCCTTTTTCTGGAGATAGGCACAATGGTCAGCACAGACCATGGGGAAGACTGCCAGTTTTCTTCTTCTATCAATAACTTCGCTTATTTTTGAACAACCATATGGTGGGCTACTCATCAAGCCTTAAAAGTTGGTCAACGAGTTTCGTGGCCCCGATTGCATCTTCGGCATAGCCATCAGCGCCGATTTTATCCGCATAATCCTGGGTAACTGGTGCCCCGCCCACAATTACCTTTATTCCTTTCCGCAACTTTTTTTTGATCAATAATTTGATGACCGTCTCCATCTGGACCATGGTGGTAGTCATCAGAGAAGATAAGGCAAGGACCTGGGGAGATTCCAGAGACACGACCTCAATAAATCTTTCGTTAGCTACATCCTTTCCTAAGTCAATAACTTCATACCCATTCGCCTCCAGCATCACCTTCACAATATTTTTACCAATATCATGAATGTCACCCTGAACGACGCCAATGACAATTTTACCCCTTTTTTTCATTTTTGTTTCAGCAAGCAAAGGTTTTATTATATTGAAACCAGCATAAAAAGTCTCGGAAGCCAAAAGGACTTCAGGAACGTAGTATTCCTTCACTTCAAATAATCTACCGACTTCTTTCATCCCCGGTATTAATCCCTGTTCCAGGATTTCAAAGGGGCTTACTCCGTAGGCTAAAAATTCATTGACCAATTCTTTGATTTTTTCTTCCTCAAAATGGATTATCGCTTTAGTAATCACTGCCAAGTCCATAGATCTCCTATAATTTTATTCTATTCAAAAATTGATAATTGGCAATAGAAAAAAATTTCTTTGGCTAATGGGGAATTAATGTACGAGTCTTTATGGAATTTCTAAAGGGTTATTGGAACTAAGGAAAGCTTTCTATAAGAAGCAGCGGCAGATTGGGTATAAAAACTGAGTTTCTCTTTTATAAAGAGACGATAAAACTCATGAGCAAGATTTGTAAGGGTAATCAATAATTTAGCGTTCGATATTTTTGTAGGGCAAGACTTTCGCCTTGTATAAATAAAAAATGCCAACCTGAAGTCCTCGGGTGGTAACCGGTAAAATGGTAGGCGCAGGCTTTAGCCTGCGGATAAATGTTTTAAATCTTAGGGTATTTCGCACCCTGAAGGTGCGGCTACCGCTAATAATCCAGCGCGCATAAAAATAATTTGACAAAAAGCGGAGAGGACTCAGGTATAAAAATTCTTGACTTTTGTGCAATTTTAATTAAACTTTTAATGACTAGGAGGTTTCATGCATAAATATATAATGTGTTTCGTTGTTCTTTTAGGATGGATGTTGATAGGTTGTGTAAAAGAACCGGTAGCGTGGTATGAAGATGTAGGGGTAGTAGAAATCAATACCGATACCAGCCTTGTAACTTTTCATGTCCCTGACACCGACACCGGACCAGGCAATCCCGGTTGGAATCCTTGGGGTAGTGGTTCGGCATCTCAGGATTTAACCATTACTTTGAAAGAAAAGGCAAAAAAAGATGTTGCAATAACATCGCTCCGCTGGCAATTCTTTGACATAGATGGTTCACAGGTGGCAAGCCGTTCCGAGTCTTATGTACCGCCGATTGAGATTGCGGGTGGGAAAGAACATAGTTATACAGTTTCCATTATAGTTGACGAAGGGATTGCTGATGACCTTGATGATGCAGATGGCGCTAATAACGACTACTATGGAAGAGGAACGATTAAATTCATTGTTGAGGGTTATGATTTGATAAGAGGTGAGAACATAAACTGTATTTATTCCTATACCCCGATCGAAGTAAGAAAATAAATCAGGCTGAGAGTGCTTATTCACTGGTCTTTAGGGATAGATTAAGTCTGATAATGTGAATAAATCCCCCTTTATTCCCCTTTTGCAAAGGGAATTTAGGGGGATTTTGATATTACATAATGCATAGTTTTTTACTGGATTGAGTTTCAGACTTGCCGTTTCTTCTTATCTACATGTAGTAAATGACTTCTTGATTTTATGGTATTCAGAGCAGTCATATTTGATTTAGATGGTACCCTTCTTGATACAATAAGGGATATTGCCGATTCAATGAATGAAGTTTTAAAAAAATTGAGTTTTCCAATTTATAAAACTGAAGATTATTATTATTTTGTAGGGGAAGGGATGAAGGCATTATGTGAAAAAGTCATTCCCAAGAAAAATCATACATCAGAATTAATTGCAGAATGTGTGAAATTAATGAAATCTGAATATCAGAAAAACTGGTACAAGAATACAAAACCTTACCCAGGTATATCCAACTTGCTCAAAAATTTACAAACAAAAAACATAAAAATGGCGGTCCATTCTAATAAACCGGATGAATTTACTAAACTTTTTATTAAAAGATTCTTTCCTGATATTACATTTACAGCAGTAATCGGCGAGAGTCCTAATTTCCCAAAGAAACCTGCACCTGATGGTGCTCTCCACATTGCCCGAATTATGGCACTTAGACCCGCCCAGGTCATTTATCTTGGTGATTCAGGTATTGATATGAAGACTGCAATTGCGGCCGGAATGTATCCGGTAGGTGCTCTGTGGGGATTTAGAACTGCCGAAGAGCTTATGGATGCTGGAGCAAAAAAGTTGATAAGAACACCAGAAGAATTGCTAAAGATAATATAACCTCCCTCACCCTTGTCTTAAAAATCCCCAAAACCACAGAGAATAAATCTAAATCTTGATCCCGAGTTTCTTTATCTTTCTAAATAATGTAGAACGGTCAATGCCTAAAATTTCTGCTGCTTTTCCCATATGTCCACCTGCTTGTCGTAATGCTTGCAAAATATAGTTTCTCTCCAATTCCTCCTTTGCTACATCAATGTTATATTGGACTTTTGTATCTTTTTTTACTTCTTCAAGAATCGGTGCAATGTCATCCGTATTCAATTCGGTCTTGGCGACTAAAATAGCCAATTTTTCCATCAAATATTTTAACTCCCGCACATTACCAGGCCAGTGATATAATTTTAGATATTGAT
The window above is part of the candidate division WOR-3 bacterium genome. Proteins encoded here:
- a CDS encoding 2-hydroxyacyl-CoA dehydratase family protein; this translates as MKKIRTHAPRKIGLAAWSKQFDKIAEETIRKYKYYNNDEWGIYFSPPATFMVYGLRELKRLKFDNSLEALRMWGFVFNETERLFRAKQINKKLIATMGDLGTVPVLVMAFPDCIPFYPECLWWTPFFKESTELLDTASKLGIPEATCFSRAVAAAFYKKAYFPRPDLIIASTGASCDDYSCVMQVVENMGYEIFWVETPCRKSPDFFLSRPKPQILEKSSAGLVYSKILEEYLIKEYQRIWQVLFKLTGVNNPHRLTETIKKVNTLRRMVMEIKKLNAEAEVAPLPALELMTIEFGNLYGYADFDEWVEIVAALHQLVQKRVEKGLGVLPKDALPIAWVTPSADPFLLNLVEDLGCRVVATEYVINQSLVPIEENIEPLRALARSFINASLIGTTEERVKNIKEKITQRQIKGVLITNMLGASHCAMETRLIERLLGDVPVLAIDIPAPFGITQQIRTRIEAFVETLR
- a CDS encoding 2-hydroxyacyl-CoA dehydratase family protein — translated: MELIGYTCSYIPLEILSATGLKPYRLLHGEISLSQKGETQVRIDACPLIKSNLGFLLENKNRFACIIGATGCDMSRRMVEVVKTFTDIPVYIFNNPRTDNFEIYSNEVDGLVNELEQFFHRRLDKSIIEKECEKWEKIRQHLISIDAHRRTHPSALSTTTFHKIVKGYHQGKFEEIAKGVPEEISYKPRIYLLGSPISYESGPLLELIEQRLRICGDFNCGLSRGIYIRVTEKSVTGLKKAYFNQPPCIFKRPNKRYYEWVEKDIKATKSTGIIAFVLDYCDNFDFEIPQMERCLPLPILRLKSDFSFQNISQIKIRIDAFIDVLASLRGGVV
- a CDS encoding ASKHA domain-containing protein, producing MPVLMSTKSPTLLTLLQKQGIFIDAACGGRGRCGRCRVLIKGVSKPPDDIEKVLIPAPLIKKGYRLACRYQTDKIPQSLKLPVPKIRRYKRRRDLGMAIDIGTTVLKGAVVDLEKGSILKVAKTYNPQQAFGGDVISRVDFANNGNYELLRRSLQRGIDALKINLGHSNPNFTVIVGNPVMISFYLGKSVKNFGQFPFEGEIRKGIYLKNPPGYIFGCIGGFVGGDTLAGLFASGLLDREKPALYIDLGTNGEIALVMEKRIYVISTAAGPAFEGVGLSSGVLAIPGAIDRVVYYKNGFKISTIGNKKPKGFCASGYIDLIAQLLKCGLLSEYGKLTKELEIAGFKITRLDIRKLQLAIGAIHTGVKFLIDYAGITSGEIKNAVITGEFGAHLTLDALKQVGMVPTTLENLQMEKDLPLRGAVKLLLNEITPEETETVREIAVHLELALQKDFQRRFLEGLFLKPWN
- a CDS encoding uroporphyrinogen decarboxylase family protein, which encodes MSSPPYGCSKISEVIDRRRKLAVFPMVCADHCAYLQKKAFKDVATDGAKLAEVLNYGYQLYKYDMVLVFSDPYVEAEAMGCELEYSPYPHIKRVGIKPTNDRRQEIIRAAEILKRKVPVPVFVSIKGPFTLAGFISGIENFLKWLIRNPQKTYTALQKALQFQLDYLQGLLKIPVNILIGDPLASSSIISADFFEKFVWAPLRVLITEIKKKGVLVGVHICGNVRPIVNLLDQLNADILSIEDITLKTKTLKMGGVSTITLLRGTNSAIQKEIESAINLERLILSTSCDVPVNTPVENIKAMIEFARSYEH
- a CDS encoding corrinoid protein; this encodes MDLAVITKAIIHFEEEKIKELVNEFLAYGVSPFEILEQGLIPGMKEVGRLFEVKEYYVPEVLLASETFYAGFNIIKPLLAETKMKKRGKIVIGVVQGDIHDIGKNIVKVMLEANGYEVIDLGKDVANERFIEVVSLESPQVLALSSLMTTTMVQMETVIKLLIKKKLRKGIKVIVGGAPVTQDYADKIGADGYAEDAIGATKLVDQLLRLDE
- a CDS encoding HAD family hydrolase; translation: MVFRAVIFDLDGTLLDTIRDIADSMNEVLKKLSFPIYKTEDYYYFVGEGMKALCEKVIPKKNHTSELIAECVKLMKSEYQKNWYKNTKPYPGISNLLKNLQTKNIKMAVHSNKPDEFTKLFIKRFFPDITFTAVIGESPNFPKKPAPDGALHIARIMALRPAQVIYLGDSGIDMKTAIAAGMYPVGALWGFRTAEELMDAGAKKLIRTPEELLKII